A DNA window from Bacillus carboniphilus contains the following coding sequences:
- a CDS encoding CotD family spore coat protein has product MHCRPPQVLPAVVHPTKQCVQNTYNTTVVPHIHPTHNTLVNNQMYQHKHYFPQTQSVVSNVQHQHFNCGPGPGPGVGGAPGMGPGMGMGPGMGPGTTGFGR; this is encoded by the coding sequence ATGCATTGCAGACCACCACAAGTATTACCTGCAGTTGTGCATCCTACTAAACAATGTGTTCAAAACACCTATAATACTACTGTTGTACCACATATCCATCCTACGCATAATACACTAGTGAATAATCAAATGTATCAGCACAAACACTACTTCCCACAAACTCAATCAGTAGTAAGTAATGTTCAACACCAACACTTTAATTGTGGCCCTGGCCCAGGTCCAGGAGTTGGAGGAGCACCAGGAATGGGTCCAGGAATGGGAATGGGACCAGGAATGGGACCAGGTACAACTGGGTTCGGAAGATAA
- a CDS encoding DUF1273 domain-containing protein produces the protein MTKVFYCTGYKGFELGIFKRDHEAVRYIKKALEKEFRLLMDEGLEWLLTSAQLGVDLWALEVGIELREEFPSLKIGAIEPFQGQSEKWNEENQAWYNEIILNVDYTNSLYHQPYKGPYMFRQHQEFILHKTDGVIILYDPEREGSPKYFYEAANAYRNKAPYEVRSITFYDLQQVVENEHDHF, from the coding sequence ATGACAAAAGTATTTTATTGCACTGGATATAAGGGTTTTGAACTCGGAATTTTCAAAAGAGACCATGAAGCAGTCCGATATATAAAAAAAGCATTAGAGAAAGAATTCCGACTTCTAATGGATGAAGGATTAGAATGGCTCCTAACGTCAGCTCAATTGGGAGTGGACTTATGGGCATTAGAAGTGGGGATAGAACTTAGAGAGGAATTTCCTTCATTAAAAATTGGAGCAATTGAACCCTTTCAAGGTCAGAGTGAGAAATGGAATGAAGAAAATCAAGCATGGTACAACGAAATCATTCTTAACGTAGACTATACAAATTCATTGTATCACCAACCGTATAAAGGTCCATATATGTTCAGACAGCATCAAGAATTTATTCTACATAAGACTGACGGTGTAATTATTTTATATGATCCCGAAAGAGAAGGGTCACCAAAATACTTCTATGAAGCAGCTAATGCATATAGAAATAAAGCTCCATATGAAGTAAGGTCCATTACGTTTTACGATCTACAACAAGTGGTAGAAAACGAACACGACCACTTTTAG
- the gpsB gene encoding cell division regulator GpsB produces the protein MLSDKIRLSAKEILEKEFKTGVRGYKQEDVDKFLDMIIKDYETFYQEIEELQQENLKLKKQLDDSSKRPQSTSQQAGTTNFDILKRLSNLEKHVFGSKLYD, from the coding sequence ATGTTATCAGATAAAATTAGACTGTCGGCCAAAGAAATTCTAGAGAAAGAATTTAAAACTGGAGTTAGAGGCTACAAGCAGGAAGACGTAGATAAATTTTTAGACATGATTATCAAGGACTATGAAACGTTCTATCAAGAAATAGAAGAGTTACAACAAGAAAATTTGAAATTGAAGAAGCAACTTGATGATTCTTCAAAAAGGCCGCAATCTACATCTCAACAAGCTGGTACAACCAATTTTGATATTCTTAAGAGGTTGTCTAACTTAGAAAAGCATGTTTTTGGAAGTAAATTATACGATTGA
- a CDS encoding glucose 1-dehydrogenase produces the protein MLLPSLKLEGKNAIVTGAGRGIGRAIAIGYAEAGANVALLSRTEEDLKEVAGQIEALGQKAIIIPTDVTERKAVQKAIQTANDQLGSIDILVNNAGMNIRSKALEVTDEEWETIMQTNLKSAFMCSQEVGKIMKEQKSGKIITIASVAGHVALRTGVVYAATKAALIQMTKVLAFEWGQYGINVNAIGPWYFKTPLTEPLLKDEQYVSDILAVTPLKRIGELPELVGPAVFLASEGANYISGQTLFVDGGMTIQGF, from the coding sequence ATGTTATTACCTTCTTTAAAACTAGAGGGGAAAAATGCAATAGTTACTGGTGCAGGTCGTGGAATAGGACGAGCCATTGCCATTGGCTACGCAGAAGCAGGGGCTAATGTAGCTCTACTTTCTAGAACGGAAGAAGATTTAAAAGAGGTAGCTGGACAGATTGAAGCGCTGGGTCAGAAAGCAATTATTATCCCCACAGACGTGACGGAAAGAAAGGCCGTTCAAAAGGCTATTCAGACTGCTAATGATCAGTTAGGTTCTATCGATATTCTCGTGAATAACGCAGGAATGAATATCCGCTCCAAAGCTCTGGAGGTCACCGATGAAGAATGGGAAACGATTATGCAGACAAACTTAAAGTCGGCTTTTATGTGTTCTCAAGAAGTGGGTAAAATAATGAAGGAGCAAAAGTCAGGAAAGATCATTACGATTGCTTCGGTTGCGGGACATGTTGCTCTTAGAACAGGTGTAGTCTATGCAGCCACGAAAGCGGCACTCATTCAAATGACGAAGGTACTTGCTTTTGAATGGGGACAATATGGTATCAATGTAAATGCAATCGGGCCGTGGTACTTTAAAACCCCTTTAACAGAACCATTACTCAAGGATGAACAATATGTTAGTGATATTCTTGCTGTTACTCCTCTAAAACGAATTGGTGAATTACCAGAATTAGTGGGACCAGCCGTTTTCCTAGCTTCAGAAGGAGCCAATTACATATCCGGGCAGACATTATTTGTGGATGGTGGAATGACAATTCAAGGATTTTAA
- a CDS encoding class I SAM-dependent RNA methyltransferase: MTTYNLIATAAMGLESIVADEVRKLGYECTVDNGKILFKGDETAIARCNMWLRTADRIKIQVGEFKAKTFDELFEKTKALPWEQFVARDNEFPVSGKSIKSTLYSVPDCQAIVKKAIVDRLKSKYRDVQWFEETGALVPIEVAIRKDIATLTIDTTGAGLHKRGYRIQQGSAPLKETLAAALIQLTNWTPDRPFVDLFCGSGTIPIEAALIGQNIAPGFNREFISEEWNSMSSDVWDRTREEAEDLADYDQPLEIHGSDIQHPAVEMAIANSQEAGLAGIIDFKQMQASDFTTNESYGVIVSNPPYGERISDRPGVEQLYSKLGQTLKDLDTWSMYFITSHEGFEQHFGKKATKKRKLFNGFIRTDYYQYWGKRPPRNKE; this comes from the coding sequence ATGACAACCTATAATTTAATCGCAACCGCCGCAATGGGACTAGAGTCCATTGTTGCGGATGAAGTTAGGAAACTAGGATATGAATGCACTGTAGATAACGGAAAAATCCTCTTTAAAGGCGACGAAACGGCCATTGCTAGGTGTAATATGTGGCTTCGGACCGCAGATCGGATTAAAATCCAAGTTGGTGAGTTTAAGGCTAAAACATTTGATGAATTATTTGAGAAAACAAAAGCTCTTCCATGGGAACAATTTGTTGCAAGAGACAATGAATTTCCTGTCTCAGGTAAATCGATAAAATCAACGCTCTATAGTGTTCCCGATTGTCAGGCCATTGTAAAAAAGGCCATTGTGGACAGGCTGAAAAGTAAATACCGTGATGTACAATGGTTCGAGGAAACTGGGGCTCTTGTTCCAATTGAAGTGGCCATTCGAAAAGATATTGCTACATTGACCATCGATACAACTGGTGCTGGCCTACATAAGCGCGGTTATCGAATTCAGCAAGGTTCAGCGCCTCTAAAAGAAACATTGGCTGCAGCCCTCATTCAATTAACTAACTGGACACCAGACCGTCCGTTTGTTGATTTGTTCTGTGGATCTGGAACGATCCCAATCGAAGCCGCTCTAATTGGACAGAATATTGCACCTGGTTTTAATCGTGAATTCATATCTGAAGAATGGAACTCGATGTCATCTGATGTATGGGACCGCACTCGAGAAGAGGCCGAGGATTTGGCGGACTATGACCAACCGTTAGAAATCCATGGAAGTGATATTCAACATCCTGCTGTAGAAATGGCCATTGCTAATTCCCAAGAAGCTGGTTTAGCAGGTATTATCGATTTTAAACAGATGCAAGCTAGTGATTTTACCACAAATGAATCATATGGGGTGATTGTTAGTAATCCTCCGTATGGTGAGCGTATTAGTGATCGCCCAGGAGTCGAACAGCTATATAGTAAGCTTGGGCAAACACTGAAAGACCTGGATACGTGGTCTATGTACTTTATTACATCCCATGAGGGTTTCGAGCAACATTTTGGGAAGAAGGCAACGAAGAAAAGAAAGCTGTTTAATGGTTTTATACGAACCGATTATTATCAATATTGGGGAAAAAGACCTCCTAGAAATAAAGAGTAG
- a CDS encoding ribonuclease H-like domain-containing protein yields the protein MSLKGKLQRMKNHLSTNAETEQKKSSSPTFTVTNKQTWEENGYQLYESSEGYCFIKKQVYPLDYKLGKYTVHDFINAVQLWQSYHHKHPLSAKGYQDSDLFFFDTESTGLGHGVGNHLFILGHARMINNELVLTQHILPEPGFEVPLYESFLKECNVQALVTYNGKAFDWPLVETKHALIRNEVPKLPSFGHFDLFHACKRLFKHELPSMKLAIIEKDVLDITRGEDVPGYLSGMIYQDFLQRKDPEGMFALALHNERDILSLVALYTHLSFLVHKNVKATASIGFEIGRWEAYEGNREQAILQFEQLAQVDDQWSAQVKYELACQYKKDHDWEKAVALWMVLAERGDKKIKVNVCIELAKYLEHKDKKFEEALIFTNRALDELAKWEAIQIKKRDRLLQELMKRKIRLLKKLS from the coding sequence ATGTCACTTAAAGGAAAACTACAAAGAATGAAAAACCACTTATCTACTAATGCTGAAACCGAACAAAAAAAATCTTCATCTCCCACTTTTACGGTTACGAATAAACAGACTTGGGAAGAAAACGGCTATCAACTTTACGAATCATCCGAAGGCTATTGTTTTATAAAAAAACAAGTATACCCTCTAGATTACAAACTCGGTAAGTACACGGTTCATGATTTTATAAATGCTGTACAATTATGGCAATCTTATCATCATAAACACCCACTTTCTGCAAAAGGATATCAAGACAGTGATTTATTCTTTTTTGATACAGAGTCAACAGGTCTAGGTCACGGTGTAGGAAATCATCTTTTTATCTTAGGGCATGCAAGAATGATCAACAATGAATTAGTGTTAACACAGCATATACTACCTGAACCAGGGTTTGAAGTCCCTTTATATGAAAGTTTTTTAAAGGAATGCAATGTTCAGGCTCTTGTTACTTATAATGGAAAGGCATTTGATTGGCCGCTCGTGGAAACAAAGCACGCACTTATTCGAAATGAAGTCCCTAAGCTGCCTTCGTTCGGACACTTTGACTTATTTCATGCTTGCAAGCGGCTTTTCAAACATGAACTTCCTTCTATGAAGCTAGCAATCATCGAGAAAGACGTACTGGACATCACCAGAGGAGAGGATGTGCCGGGGTATCTTTCAGGTATGATTTATCAGGACTTTCTACAGCGAAAAGACCCTGAGGGCATGTTTGCACTCGCTTTGCATAATGAAAGAGATATTTTATCTTTAGTAGCGCTGTACACCCACCTTTCTTTTCTAGTTCATAAAAACGTAAAAGCAACAGCTAGTATTGGATTCGAAATTGGTAGGTGGGAGGCCTATGAAGGGAATAGAGAGCAAGCGATTCTTCAATTTGAACAATTAGCCCAAGTCGATGATCAGTGGAGTGCACAAGTTAAATATGAGCTTGCTTGTCAGTATAAAAAAGACCACGACTGGGAAAAAGCTGTTGCCCTTTGGATGGTACTTGCTGAACGTGGAGATAAGAAAATTAAGGTTAATGTCTGTATTGAATTAGCCAAGTATTTAGAGCATAAAGATAAAAAGTTTGAGGAGGCACTCATTTTTACCAATCGGGCTTTAGACGAGTTAGCTAAGTGGGAAGCTATTCAAATAAAGAAAAGGGATCGACTTTTACAAGAGTTGATGAAAAGGAAGATTAGGTTGTTAAAAAAGCTGTCATAA
- a CDS encoding type III polyketide synthase, which produces MSKILSVAEAHPPHVINQEQAIHFARGMFQHAYKNIDRLLEAFQNGQIEKRHFVKDLEWYKEKRTFSEKNNEFIHAAVELGSQAITNCLTNPDFLKKDIPYHEIDMIITICTTGLATPSIEARIMNQLPFSPHTKRVPIWGLGCAGGASGLARAHEYCMAYPEAKVLVLTIELCSLTFQPNDLSKSNLIGTSLFADGVACALVVGEQVCLDEFCKMAVLPEIVGVQTTLMEDSLDVMGWEVKNEGLYVVFSKSIPNIVQKWLRPNIDSFLQKYDLDLHKIEHFVAHPGGRKVLEAYEEALSFDQSKTAVSREVLKEFGNMSSATVLYVLNRIMNRDTQRNQWGIGTALGPGFSSELLLLKWVEV; this is translated from the coding sequence ATGTCTAAAATACTATCGGTTGCAGAAGCGCATCCTCCTCATGTCATTAACCAAGAACAAGCCATTCATTTTGCAAGAGGGATGTTCCAGCATGCTTATAAAAACATTGATCGATTATTGGAAGCTTTTCAAAATGGTCAAATTGAAAAGAGACACTTTGTAAAAGACTTGGAATGGTATAAGGAGAAACGCACCTTCTCTGAAAAGAATAATGAATTTATACATGCAGCTGTTGAACTGGGGAGCCAAGCAATAACAAACTGTCTAACGAATCCAGATTTTCTAAAAAAAGATATTCCCTACCATGAAATTGATATGATTATAACCATTTGTACAACAGGATTAGCGACGCCTAGTATTGAAGCAAGGATTATGAATCAACTCCCTTTTTCACCTCATACAAAAAGAGTGCCAATTTGGGGTTTGGGTTGTGCCGGTGGTGCAAGTGGACTAGCAAGAGCCCATGAATACTGTATGGCATACCCTGAAGCTAAGGTTTTAGTTTTAACCATAGAGCTTTGCAGTCTAACATTTCAACCAAATGATTTATCTAAAAGTAACTTAATAGGGACTTCTCTATTCGCAGATGGAGTCGCATGTGCTCTAGTTGTCGGAGAGCAGGTTTGCTTAGATGAATTTTGTAAAATGGCGGTTCTCCCAGAGATAGTCGGTGTCCAAACTACTTTAATGGAGGACTCACTTGATGTAATGGGCTGGGAAGTGAAAAATGAGGGTCTTTATGTTGTGTTCTCAAAGAGCATACCTAACATTGTGCAAAAGTGGCTACGACCAAATATAGATAGCTTCCTACAAAAATATGATTTAGACCTACATAAAATCGAGCATTTTGTTGCACACCCAGGGGGCCGTAAAGTTTTGGAGGCTTACGAAGAAGCACTTTCTTTCGATCAAAGTAAAACGGCAGTATCCCGAGAGGTATTAAAAGAGTTTGGTAATATGTCTTCCGCTACTGTACTCTATGTCTTGAATCGAATCATGAATAGGGATACCCAGAGGAATCAATGGGGGATTGGGACTGCATTAGGGCCAGGTTTTAGCTCCGAATTACTATTATTAAAGTGGGTGGAGGTATGA
- a CDS encoding isoprenylcysteine carboxyl methyltransferase family protein, which yields MSLFWAVFVFLIFQRLVELRIAKRNEIWMKQQGAIEFGKEHYGLMVAMHIAFFVSLMLEVILFKDTANQYWPVILGLFIITQAFRVWIIKSLQRYWNTKILVIPNAKVIKSGPYRWMKHPNYLVVTVELLLIPLLFNAYLTLCLFFVLNQIILSIRIPQEEAILSQWTEYGTEFEEHARFIPSLSKKE from the coding sequence ATGAGTTTATTTTGGGCTGTGTTCGTTTTTTTGATTTTTCAACGCTTGGTTGAATTACGAATCGCCAAAAGAAATGAAATATGGATGAAGCAACAGGGGGCCATTGAGTTTGGAAAAGAACACTATGGATTGATGGTTGCCATGCACATTGCATTCTTTGTCTCACTGATGTTAGAAGTTATTTTATTCAAAGATACAGCAAATCAATATTGGCCAGTTATTCTGGGATTATTTATAATCACCCAAGCTTTTCGAGTTTGGATCATAAAGAGTTTACAACGGTATTGGAACACAAAGATACTAGTGATTCCAAATGCGAAAGTAATCAAAAGTGGACCTTATCGTTGGATGAAGCACCCGAACTATTTGGTTGTAACTGTGGAGTTACTGCTGATTCCTCTCCTTTTTAATGCTTATTTAACCCTATGTCTTTTTTTTGTTTTGAACCAAATTATTCTTTCCATTCGAATTCCACAAGAAGAGGCGATTTTATCCCAATGGACTGAATATGGAACAGAATTTGAAGAACATGCACGATTTATTCCTTCATTGAGTAAAAAAGAATAA
- a CDS encoding DEAD/DEAH box helicase, translating into MFGKRSIDDAIKYIKNNEQISENIVHWEKIEAKSATYVEMPEDLSEPLRIALQKRGIEKLYSHQGEALQLARQKKSFVAITPTASGKTLCYNLPVIESILQNQETRALYLFPTKALAQDQKNELHELTEGEGLHINSYTYDGDTSPSIRQKIRKAGHIVMTNPDMLHSGILPHHTKWVSLFENLQYVVIDELHTYRGVFGSHVANVIRRLKRICNYYGSNPVFICTSATIENPLELATALTEEDITLVHRNGAPSGEKNFIFYNPPIVHKALNVRRSATLEVRKLASQLLKEKIQTIVFARSRVRVEILLTYLKELVKNQLGSKSIRAYRGGYLPKERREIEKGLRDGSIYGVVSTNALELGVDIGQLQACIMTGYPGTVASAWQQAGRAGRRQGKALVIYVAENNPLDQYIVQHPNYFFNKNPEKALINPNNLVILVDHIKCAAYELPFQKGDQFGNFEVEEILEYLTEERILHENSGKWYWMSDSFPAHNISLRSASQENVVIIDQTNSPNHRVIGEMDRFSAMTLLHDEAIYLHQGTQFQVEYLDWEEKKAFVREVNVDYFTDANLAVQLKVLEIDKKSDNEWVEKGFGDVTIQAMATIFKKIKFETHENIGSGPIHLPEEELHTNAAWISLLEEFGEKEEMEQGLMGAAHALSHIIPLFVMCDRNDIVVTPQVKASHNEKPTLFFYDRYPGGIGLSEKVYENIEEIISETKQMISSCPCNSGCPTCIGMDTENERAKKKTLELLDLVC; encoded by the coding sequence ATGTTTGGTAAGCGTTCGATAGATGATGCTATAAAATATATAAAAAATAATGAACAAATATCGGAAAATATTGTGCATTGGGAAAAGATTGAGGCCAAAAGTGCAACATACGTAGAAATGCCAGAGGATCTCTCGGAACCGTTAAGAATAGCGTTACAAAAAAGAGGAATTGAGAAATTATATTCACATCAGGGTGAAGCATTGCAGCTTGCAAGACAGAAGAAAAGCTTTGTAGCTATCACTCCGACAGCATCTGGAAAAACATTGTGTTATAACCTACCTGTAATTGAATCCATCCTTCAAAACCAAGAAACAAGAGCATTGTACCTTTTTCCAACAAAAGCACTTGCCCAGGATCAGAAAAACGAATTGCATGAGTTAACAGAGGGAGAAGGACTTCACATTAATTCGTATACCTATGATGGTGATACGTCTCCTAGCATAAGGCAAAAAATAAGAAAAGCTGGTCATATTGTTATGACCAACCCTGATATGCTGCATTCTGGAATATTACCACACCATACAAAGTGGGTGTCCTTGTTTGAGAACCTTCAATATGTAGTCATTGATGAACTTCATACATATAGAGGCGTATTTGGTAGTCATGTAGCAAATGTCATTCGGAGACTAAAAAGGATCTGTAACTATTACGGTTCTAATCCAGTTTTTATTTGTACTTCTGCAACGATTGAGAACCCATTGGAGCTTGCTACAGCACTTACAGAAGAGGATATAACACTCGTTCACCGTAATGGTGCTCCAAGCGGGGAGAAGAACTTTATCTTCTATAATCCCCCGATTGTCCATAAAGCATTAAATGTAAGAAGAAGTGCAACATTAGAGGTAAGAAAGCTAGCTAGTCAATTATTAAAAGAAAAAATTCAAACCATCGTATTTGCTCGCAGTCGGGTGCGAGTCGAAATTTTACTAACTTACTTAAAAGAATTAGTAAAAAACCAACTAGGCAGTAAGTCTATCAGAGCATATCGCGGTGGATATTTGCCAAAAGAGAGAAGAGAGATTGAAAAAGGTTTAAGAGACGGTTCAATTTATGGGGTAGTAAGTACAAATGCACTTGAATTAGGTGTGGATATAGGACAGCTTCAGGCCTGTATTATGACTGGATACCCTGGTACAGTAGCTAGTGCTTGGCAACAAGCGGGACGAGCTGGGAGAAGGCAGGGAAAAGCATTGGTTATTTATGTAGCAGAAAATAATCCATTAGACCAATATATCGTCCAGCACCCAAACTACTTCTTTAACAAAAATCCAGAAAAGGCTTTAATAAACCCAAATAACCTAGTCATTCTCGTCGATCATATTAAATGTGCAGCGTATGAACTTCCTTTTCAAAAAGGTGATCAATTCGGAAACTTTGAAGTCGAAGAAATTCTAGAGTATCTAACTGAAGAAAGAATTCTTCATGAAAATAGCGGAAAGTGGTACTGGATGAGCGATTCGTTCCCAGCCCATAATATAAGCTTACGATCAGCATCACAAGAAAATGTAGTCATTATTGACCAAACAAACTCACCGAATCACCGTGTAATTGGAGAAATGGACAGATTCAGTGCTATGACACTATTACATGATGAAGCTATTTATTTACACCAAGGAACTCAGTTTCAGGTTGAATATTTAGATTGGGAAGAAAAAAAGGCTTTTGTGCGAGAAGTAAATGTTGATTATTTTACAGATGCAAACTTGGCTGTACAATTAAAAGTGTTAGAAATCGATAAGAAAAGTGATAACGAGTGGGTAGAAAAGGGATTTGGTGATGTAACCATCCAAGCTATGGCTACAATTTTTAAGAAGATCAAATTCGAAACACATGAAAATATTGGATCTGGCCCTATTCATCTACCCGAAGAAGAACTGCATACGAACGCTGCGTGGATTTCGTTATTAGAAGAATTTGGAGAAAAGGAAGAAATGGAACAAGGGTTAATGGGAGCCGCCCACGCGTTATCGCATATTATACCATTGTTCGTTATGTGTGATCGAAATGATATCGTCGTTACACCTCAGGTCAAAGCATCCCATAACGAGAAACCAACTTTATTCTTTTATGACCGGTATCCGGGCGGTATTGGTTTGAGTGAAAAAGTATATGAGAATATAGAAGAAATCATATCAGAAACCAAGCAAATGATTTCATCATGTCCATGTAACAGTGGTTGTCCAACTTGTATTGGTATGGACACAGAGAACGAACGTGCCAAAAAGAAAACCCTTGAACTGCTTGACTTGGTTTGTTAA
- a CDS encoding carboxypeptidase M32: MSEKWVTLEKEFLQYIKQIAAYNEAIGLIYWDMRTGAPKKGIDQRAEVVGMLSSNVYDLSTSEKMAAYIAELSSPEAKAHLSAITVKALEECKKEYEMNKKIPKEEYEEFVVLQSKSESVWEEAKSKSDFSIFQPYLEKLVETTRRFVQYWGYEGNPYNRLLDLYEPGVTVEVLDRVFGQLRKDLVALAQEVQSSSSKPDTSKLFFPFSKEKQKEFSLEVLKGLGYDFEAGRLDETVHPFATGLNKGDVRITTNYNEKDFRTAIFGTIHECGHALYEQNISSDLAWTPLAGGTSMGIHESQSLFFENFVGRSFGFWKKNYELLKSYANGSLDDLSLEDFYRAINESKPSLIRIEADELTYPLHIMVRYEIEKGLINGEIAVKDLPEVWNAKYEEYIGVVPNNDAEGVLQDVHWSGGSFGYFPSYALGYMYAAQIKNSMLKELPNYDELLEEGNLQPIKDWLTENIHQYGRMKKPLEILKDVTNEELNAQYLVEYLKDKYSKVYQLV, from the coding sequence ATGTCTGAAAAATGGGTAACATTAGAAAAAGAATTTCTTCAATACATAAAACAGATTGCAGCTTACAATGAAGCAATTGGTCTTATTTACTGGGATATGAGAACCGGAGCACCTAAAAAAGGAATTGACCAACGTGCTGAAGTTGTTGGGATGCTTTCTAGTAATGTTTATGACTTATCTACTTCTGAAAAAATGGCAGCATACATAGCAGAACTATCTTCTCCAGAGGCTAAAGCACATTTGTCAGCCATTACGGTTAAGGCATTAGAAGAATGTAAAAAAGAATACGAAATGAACAAAAAAATTCCTAAAGAAGAATACGAAGAATTTGTTGTCTTACAGTCTAAATCTGAATCTGTTTGGGAAGAAGCAAAGTCCAAATCTGACTTCTCCATTTTCCAACCGTATTTAGAAAAGTTAGTAGAAACAACTAGAAGATTCGTACAATACTGGGGTTATGAGGGCAATCCTTACAACCGTCTCCTTGACTTATATGAACCAGGGGTTACAGTTGAGGTTTTAGATCGTGTATTTGGTCAATTGAGAAAAGATCTAGTGGCACTTGCTCAAGAGGTTCAATCATCTTCTTCTAAACCAGACACATCGAAATTGTTTTTCCCATTTTCAAAAGAAAAGCAAAAAGAATTTAGCTTAGAAGTATTAAAGGGGCTTGGCTATGACTTTGAAGCTGGCCGGCTTGATGAGACAGTTCACCCCTTCGCTACAGGATTAAATAAAGGGGATGTACGAATCACTACCAATTATAATGAAAAAGATTTTAGAACGGCTATTTTTGGTACCATCCATGAGTGCGGACATGCACTTTACGAGCAAAATATTTCAAGTGATCTTGCATGGACTCCACTTGCAGGTGGAACTTCTATGGGAATTCACGAGTCACAATCTTTATTCTTTGAAAACTTTGTTGGGCGTAGCTTCGGTTTCTGGAAAAAGAACTATGAACTATTAAAATCATATGCGAATGGTAGTCTAGATGATCTTTCTTTAGAAGACTTCTATCGTGCAATCAATGAATCCAAGCCTTCTCTTATTCGTATTGAGGCGGATGAACTAACTTATCCACTACACATTATGGTTCGATATGAAATTGAAAAAGGGTTAATCAATGGGGAAATTGCAGTGAAGGACCTACCTGAGGTTTGGAATGCTAAATACGAAGAATACATCGGAGTGGTTCCAAATAACGATGCTGAAGGAGTACTTCAAGATGTACACTGGTCTGGAGGAAGCTTTGGTTATTTCCCTTCGTATGCACTGGGTTACATGTATGCTGCACAAATTAAAAATAGCATGTTAAAGGAACTTCCAAACTACGATGAATTACTTGAAGAAGGTAACTTACAACCAATTAAAGATTGGTTAACAGAAAATATTCACCAGTACGGAAGAATGAAGAAACCTCTTGAAATTTTAAAAGATGTAACAAATGAAGAGTTAAATGCCCAGTATCTTGTTGAGTATTTGAAAGATAAATATTCGAAAGTATATCAACTAGTCTAA